AGCGAGCCGTGCAGCGCGGTCTCGTAGAGCGGTACGCGGTAGCGCGGGTCGTACATCGCCGTGGCGAGGTCGGCGGGCAGGTCGACCGGCTTGAAGAAGATGCCGGGCGCGGCCTCCGGGTAGTAGCCGCCCCACTTCTCGCGGTCCTTCTGGAGCTTCCAGAGGCCGTCGGCGACCGGGGTGCCCGCGCCGTGGTCGAAGGCGAGCGCCTGGTTCGCCCAGGCCCCGGCGGTCTCCGAGCCGAGGACGAGGCCGCCCTTGCCGTGCTCCGCGATGCGCTTCATCCGCGCGAGGCGGTTCGTGCGGTCCTTCGCCTTGGTCATGCGGTGGCCCTCGGCGTGGTCACGGAAGAGTTCGCCGGTGGCGTCCACGTCGAGGAAGTAGCTGTCGGAGCCGTTGGCGACCATGGAGCGGGTGCGGTCCGCGAGGTGGTGCTCGCGCGGTTCGGACCGCTCGAAGGCCTGGGAGCTGAGGTAGCAGCCGCGGCCGCCGAACCCGGTCTCGGGCTTGCCCTTCGCGTCGCGCACGCAGTAGTCGGGGTAGACGGTGCCGGGCCAGGCGGAGGTCGGGCTGTCGGCGCTCTTCGGGTCCTGGCCGTTGGCGAAGGAGTCGTAGGGGCCGACGAGGTACCCGGCCTTCTTGGCGGCGCTCACCGCGGCCTTGTCCATGGGGCCGGGGCCCGCGTCGTAGCCGAGCCACATCCGGTCGACGCCGAGCTTGCGGAGCTGCCGCACGCCCTCCGCCTTGCGGGCGGTGCCCCAGGTGTAGGCGTGGAAGGCGCCGAGGAGCTTCTCCGTGGCCGGGTTCTTCGCGATCTTCCGCTTCAGGCTGCCGAGGCGGCCGCGCTCGGCGAGGTAGGAGCGGTAGTCGGCGGCGGGCGCGACCGCGTTGCCGTCGGTCAGGGCGAGCGTGACGGTGTAGTCGCTGGTGCCCTCGCCGCGGTCGAAGGTGTGCTCGGCGGTGGTGCGCAGCCGCCCCTTGTCGGTGGTGAAGGCGAGATGCGTGCCGATGTCGGTGGGGGTGAGATAGCTGACGCCGGTGCGCTTGCCGAGGGAGTAGCCCCACAGGGGCAGGGTCAGGCCTTCGCTCATGTCGACTGAGCTGCTGCCGAGTTGGCCTCCTCCCGCCGTCCAGAAGGCGTCCTTGACGGGTATGTCCAGGCCTTCACCGCGGGGCAGTTGCAGGGACGACGCGGTGGCGTCGGTGCCGGTGACGGGCCAGCTGAGCCTGGTGTCGCGGTGCGCCTTCATGCTGATGGAGAGGCGGCCGTGGTCGGTGCGCGCGGTGACGTCGATGCCGCGCTCGGGGTAGCTCCAGCGGGCCCGGCCCGTGCCGGTGCGGGTCACGGGGCCCGGCTTGCCGAGGTCGGTGGCCGCGGCGTCGGAGAGGGTGAGGTCGTGTCCCGCGCGGGTGCGGGCGCGGACGGCGAGCGTGGCGGTGTCGACGACGGCGGTGCCGCCGTCGAGGGAGAGTTCGACGTCGCGGCCGTGCGGCTCCTCCGCCCCGGCGGTGAAGGCGTAGGTGGTGGCTCCGGCGGCGGCGACCGCCAGGGTGATGGACAGGGCGAGGAAACGGGTCTCCGACCGCCTGCGGGCGTGGCCGGGAGAACTGCTCTTGTTCGGCATGGAGTAGTGGATAGTCGCCGCCTCTAAGAACGTTTTAAGAACAGCGGCGGGTCGGCCACGGACAGGGGTGGTTCAGCCATCTGGCCGACTTCGTGCTAACAATACGAACGCAACACCACAACCAAAAAGTTGGGCCCACCAGGGCCCAGGGGGAAGAAGAGGTATCAGCGCAGTGAACCGCATGCGCACGTCCGCCGCTGTTCTGGCCACCGCGGGGGCGCTCACCGCCGCTCAGCTCGGCCTGGCCGGGTCCGCTTCCGCGGCGCCCAAGTCGACCGTCAAGGCATCGCCGCGCGTCGTCAACGGCTGCCCGATCGACATCGTCTACCCGAAGCGCTTCTCGTACGACCGGTACGGGAACGTGACCAACGGTGGCCTGTACTTCGGCATCAAGAGCAAGACCACGAAGAGCATCAAGAAGGTCACCTTCACGGTGACCAACACGAAGAACGTCCGCTTCAAGAAGGCGACGCCGACGGGCGGCAAGATCACCCGTCGCACGACGAAGACGGTCTCCGTCCACGACACGACCTTCAAGGGCAAGCAGAAGCTCGGCTTCAAGGTGCAGACCCGGCTGCTCAACACCCGTTCGTTCGGTGTGAAGTTCACCCTGCGCGGGTCCGGCTGGAACTGCTCGGTGAACCAGGGGACCTGGGGCCCGAGGTAGTTCACTCCGCGGACGGGGGCGGCCAGGCGTCGCCCCAGTCCGCGTCGCGCGCCGCGCGGTAGAGGGGGCCGTGGCGCTTGGTCACGGTCTCCCTGCGCAGCGCCTCCTCGGCCTCGCACAGGTCGAGGAGGACCTGGCCCTTGCGGATCTGCGGGCGGCGCACGACGCGCGAGGGCGCGGGGTCGGGGTCGAAGCGGACCGCGGCGACATAGCTGAACTTCTCGTCCTCGTACGCCAGGGAGCCGCCCTTGACCTTGCGGTGCAGGGACGACCTGCTGACCCGGGCGGAGAAGTGGCACCAGTCCGTGCCGGGCTCGATGGGGCAGGCCGCGCTGTGCGGGCAGGGCGCGGCGATCCGGTAGCCCGCGGCGATGAGCCGGTCGCGTGCCTCGATGACGCGCAGGTAGCCGTCGGGGGTGCCGGGCTCGATGACGACGACGGCCTGCTCGGCGGCGTCGGCGGCAGCGTCGACGACGGACCGCCGGTCGGCCTCCGTGAGCTCTCCCAGCACATACGACACGGTGACGAGATCAGTGCTCTCGATGGCGAGCGCCGCTCCGATACGAGAGCGCCGCCACTGGACGCCGCGCAGCTGAGGCGCGCCGCCGGCCAGTTCCCGCCCCAACGCGAGCGCGGGCTCAGCCCAGTCCAGGACCGTCACGGGCCGCTCCCCCGCCCAGGCCGCCGCGACGGCCCACGTCGCCGCGCCGGTCCCACCGCCCACATCCACGTGACTCTTCGGCGCCCACCCCTCCGGCGCCGCGTCCGCGAGCGCGCCGAGCGCGGCCCGGACGGCCTCGAACGTCGCGGGCATCCGGTACGCGGCATACGCGACGACATCCGCCCGGTCCCGCAGGATCGGCGCGTCGGTCGGGGTCCGCCCCCGATAGTTCGCGATCAGCCGCTCGACGGCCTGAGCCGCCTGCCGCGGCGGAAGACCGTCCAGAAGCCCGGCGAGGGCGGCGCGCAGGGTCTCGGCGGGAGAGGCGGCCGTGGCCTGGGGGGTGGGGGCGTTCACCCGGTGATTCTACGGGGCACGGTGCGTCTGCCCGGCTCGGGCCGTTCAGCGGGTGCGGGCCCGTCGTGGCCGCTCGCGCAGTTCCCCGCGCCCCTAAAACACCCCCGGCACCGCCGGCAGGGGCTGCCTGGGGGCGCGGGGAACTGCGCACAGCCCCGCAGGGGCTGTTTGGGGGCGCGGGGAACTGCGCGACCAGCCACCTACGGCCCGCAGCCGCCGACGCTGCCCAGCCGGGCAGACGAGCCCGCGGCACCGCCTCCGAGCAAGCGCAGCGCTACCGCCCCCGCGCCGCCCGCGCGAGCCGCGTGGCCGCCGCGGCCCGGGGCGCGTTGTCCGCGGGGCGGCGGCGCGGATGGACCGTGTTGGCGAGGAGGACCAGGAACGTGTCCGTCGACGGGTCGAGGACCAGCGACGTGCCGGTGAACCCCGTGTGGCCCGCCGCGCCGCGCCCCGCGAGCTCGCCCATGAACCACGGCTGGTCGATGCCGAAGCCGAGGCCGGACCCCGCGAGCATCAGCTCGACGAAGTCGGGGCCGAGGATGCGCGCCCTGCCGTACGACCCGCCGCACAGCAGCGTGCGGCAGAGCACCGCCAGGTCGCGCGCGGTCGAGAAGAGCCCGGCGTGCCCTGCGACGCCTCCGAGCGCCCACGCGTTCTCGTCGTGGACGGTGCCGCGCAGCATCCCACGGTCGGCCTTGGCCCAGGGCCTGCGCTGGTCCTCGGTCGCGGCCGCGTCGGGGCGCGGCCCGAACCCGGTGGCGGTCATGCCGAGCGGGCGGGTGATGCCCTCGCGGATGAGGTCGTCGAGGGGGCGGCGGGTGAGGCGCTCCAGGATGTGCTGGAGCAGCAGCATGTTCAGGTCGGAGTAGACGTAGTCGCCGGGTTCGGTGGCGGGGGCCTCGGCGCGCAGGGCGGCGAGGCGTGCCGCGGCGTCCGGGCAGTCGTACAGCGGCAGCTCGGGCCGCAGCCCGGAGGTGTGGGTGAGCAGCTGGCGCACCGTGATGCGGTGCTGAGCCGCGGCCGTGAACTCGGGAACGTACGCCCCGACGAGCGCGTCGATGCCGAGCGTGCCGCGCTCCAGCTGCTGCACGGCGGCGACCGTCGTGAAGAGCTTGGTGAGCGAGGCCAGATCGAAGGGGGTGGTGGTGCGCATCGGCACCCGCCACTCGGGGGGCAGCTCGACGCCGCGGTCGGTCGCCGGGTCGTACGAGGCGTACCGCACCGCCCACCCCGCCGCCTCCTCCGCCGCGATGACGGGCCCGCGGCCGACGAGGACGACGGCGCCCGCGCACCAGGGCCGCGGCCCGCGCGTCAGGTCGGCCACCTCGGCGACGAGGCGGCCGATCTCGTCGGGGTCGAGGCCCGCGCGGTCCGGGGTGCCGGGGCGCAGGAGTCTGGGTGCGCTCAGTGGTCCGCCTCCGTCGCGTGCGTCGTGGGTCCGTGCTGCCAGGGGCGGCACAGTCCTACGAAGCATGCGATGGCTGCCAGTGCGCAGGCCAGTTGGACGACGGCCATCGGGACGGCCGTGTCCTCGCCCGCGATGCCGACGAGCGGTGAGGCGACGGCGCCGACGAGGAAGGAGGAGGTGCCGAGCAGCGCGGACGCGGAGCCCGCGGCGTGCGGGGTGCGGATGAGGGCGAGGGACTGGGTGTTGGGCAGGGTGAGGCCCATCGACGACATGAGGACGAAGAGCCCGGCGGCGACGGGGACCAGGCCGACGTCGCCGAAGACGCCGGTGGTCATGAGCAGCAGCGCCACCGCGGCGACCGTGACCATGGCGAGGCCGACGGCGAGGACCTTGTTGAGGCTGGTGCGGCCGACGAGGAGCTTGCCGTTGATCTGGCCCGCGGCGATCAGTCCGACGGAGTTGACGCCGAAGAGGAGGCTGAAGGTCTGCGGGGAGGCGCCGTAGATCTCCTGGATGACGAAGGGCGAGGCGGAGATGTACGCGAAGAGCGCGGCGAACGCGAAGCCGCCCGCGATCATGTACCCGGCGAAGACGCGGTCGGCGAGGAGCGACTTCATGGTGCGCAGCGCCTCGACGGTGCCGCCGCTGTGCCGCTTCTCGGGGGCGAGGGTCTCGGGGAGGCGGCGCCAGACCAGCAGGGTCAGGGCGGTGCCGACGACCGTGAGGACGACGAAGATGCCGCGCCAGTCGGTGAAGCGGAGGACCTGGCCGCCGATGAGGGGCGCGGCGACGGGGGCGACGCCGGAGATCAGCATGAGGGTGGAGAAGAAGCGGGCCATCGCCACGCCGTCGTACAGGTCGCGGACGATCGCGCGGGCGATGACGATGCCGGCGGAGCCCGCGAGGCCCTGGAGCAGGCGGAAGCCGATGAGGAGTTCGGCGGTGGGTGCGAAGGCGCAGGTCGCGGTGGCTATGACGTAGACGAGCAGGCCGATGAGGAGCGGGCGGCGGCGGCCCCACTTGTCGCTCATGGGGCCGACGACGAGCTGGCCGAGTGCCATGCCCATGAGGCAGGCGGTCAGGGTGAGCTGGACGGTCGCGGCCGGGGAGCTCAGGGCGTCGGTGACCTCGGGCAGCGCCGGCAGGTACATGTCCATGGAGAGCGCGGGGACGGCGGTGAGGCCGCCGAGCACGAGGGTGACCAGGGCTCCGGTACGGCGGAGGGCGGCGGGGCCCGATGGCTCCGCCGCCTTCGTTATCGGATGGTCTTCGGTGGCCTGCCCGAGCTCAGGCATCGCGCCCCTCCCAGTCGCTGCGTTTCGCCTCTGCGGCTTCTATCGTCGCAGCTGTGGGTGGGTGGTACGGACCGGTTTCCGCTGTGCCGGGGTGCTACGCCGGGTACAGGCCCGGCTTTCCCGCCTCCGTGACGAAGGACGCCGCCGTGCTGATGGGGGCGCCCGGCTTGCTGATCATCGGGACCGTCTTGAAGTCGGCGAGCGCGGAGTCGCGGTCGAGTGTGACGGTCACGTAGCCGCGGCGGCCGTTGTAGAACTTCATGTGCGGGTTGGCCTTCGTGAGCGTCTCCCAGTTGGCCGGCTTGTCCGCGCCGTCCTTGCCGCTCGC
The sequence above is a segment of the Streptomyces sp. Je 1-369 genome. Coding sequences within it:
- a CDS encoding glycoside hydrolase, with translation MPNKSSSPGHARRRSETRFLALSITLAVAAAGATTYAFTAGAEEPHGRDVELSLDGGTAVVDTATLAVRARTRAGHDLTLSDAAATDLGKPGPVTRTGTGRARWSYPERGIDVTARTDHGRLSISMKAHRDTRLSWPVTGTDATASSLQLPRGEGLDIPVKDAFWTAGGGQLGSSSVDMSEGLTLPLWGYSLGKRTGVSYLTPTDIGTHLAFTTDKGRLRTTAEHTFDRGEGTSDYTVTLALTDGNAVAPAADYRSYLAERGRLGSLKRKIAKNPATEKLLGAFHAYTWGTARKAEGVRQLRKLGVDRMWLGYDAGPGPMDKAAVSAAKKAGYLVGPYDSFANGQDPKSADSPTSAWPGTVYPDYCVRDAKGKPETGFGGRGCYLSSQAFERSEPREHHLADRTRSMVANGSDSYFLDVDATGELFRDHAEGHRMTKAKDRTNRLARMKRIAEHGKGGLVLGSETAGAWANQALAFDHGAGTPVADGLWKLQKDREKWGGYYPEAAPGIFFKPVDLPADLATAMYDPRYRVPLYETALHGSLVNAERWELSYEKLPRQKKDRALTAMLYNTPLNYVLDGPSLKKHGTELAALQKYFAPLHKAAGTEPLTSYRRLTADHSVQRTVFGGGTLTVTANFGTKAHAGLPGGCVDARLKGDDEPRRICPADLRKN
- a CDS encoding small ribosomal subunit Rsm22 family protein, whose amino-acid sequence is MNAPTPQATAASPAETLRAALAGLLDGLPPRQAAQAVERLIANYRGRTPTDAPILRDRADVVAYAAYRMPATFEAVRAALGALADAAPEGWAPKSHVDVGGGTGAATWAVAAAWAGERPVTVLDWAEPALALGRELAGGAPQLRGVQWRRSRIGAALAIESTDLVTVSYVLGELTEADRRSVVDAAADAAEQAVVVIEPGTPDGYLRVIEARDRLIAAGYRIAAPCPHSAACPIEPGTDWCHFSARVSRSSLHRKVKGGSLAYEDEKFSYVAAVRFDPDPAPSRVVRRPQIRKGQVLLDLCEAEEALRRETVTKRHGPLYRAARDADWGDAWPPPSAE
- a CDS encoding serine hydrolase domain-containing protein, which encodes MLRRTVPPLAARTHDARDGGGPLSAPRLLRPGTPDRAGLDPDEIGRLVAEVADLTRGPRPWCAGAVVLVGRGPVIAAEEAAGWAVRYASYDPATDRGVELPPEWRVPMRTTTPFDLASLTKLFTTVAAVQQLERGTLGIDALVGAYVPEFTAAAQHRITVRQLLTHTSGLRPELPLYDCPDAAARLAALRAEAPATEPGDYVYSDLNMLLLQHILERLTRRPLDDLIREGITRPLGMTATGFGPRPDAAATEDQRRPWAKADRGMLRGTVHDENAWALGGVAGHAGLFSTARDLAVLCRTLLCGGSYGRARILGPDFVELMLAGSGLGFGIDQPWFMGELAGRGAAGHTGFTGTSLVLDPSTDTFLVLLANTVHPRRRPADNAPRAAAATRLARAARGR
- a CDS encoding multidrug effflux MFS transporter, translated to MPELGQATEDHPITKAAEPSGPAALRRTGALVTLVLGGLTAVPALSMDMYLPALPEVTDALSSPAATVQLTLTACLMGMALGQLVVGPMSDKWGRRRPLLIGLLVYVIATATCAFAPTAELLIGFRLLQGLAGSAGIVIARAIVRDLYDGVAMARFFSTLMLISGVAPVAAPLIGGQVLRFTDWRGIFVVLTVVGTALTLLVWRRLPETLAPEKRHSGGTVEALRTMKSLLADRVFAGYMIAGGFAFAALFAYISASPFVIQEIYGASPQTFSLLFGVNSVGLIAAGQINGKLLVGRTSLNKVLAVGLAMVTVAAVALLLMTTGVFGDVGLVPVAAGLFVLMSSMGLTLPNTQSLALIRTPHAAGSASALLGTSSFLVGAVASPLVGIAGEDTAVPMAVVQLACALAAIACFVGLCRPWQHGPTTHATEADH